The proteins below are encoded in one region of Oryzias melastigma strain HK-1 linkage group LG9, ASM292280v2, whole genome shotgun sequence:
- the utp15 gene encoding U3 small nucleolar RNA-associated protein 15 homolog codes for MASYKPTKIPVYPKLGEKVTGDTLYWKNYKTPIQIKEFGAVSNIDFSPVAPYNFAVTAFTRIHLYGPLSQEPVKTYTRFKDTAYCGRFRSDGQLLVAGCEDSVVRLFDVGGKVALRMFKGHTKAVHVTDFTSDRYQILTGSDDYTCCLWDIPNSVKLNTYQEHTDYIRCGVTSKLNRDLFVTGSYDHSLKVFDARTDKSVMTINHGHPVESLLLYPSEGLLVSAGGRYVRVWDLLKGGQPLVSLKNHHKTVTCLALSKNGQRLLSGSLDRHVKVYNTTTYKVVHNFDYPAAILSLALAPKDKSIVVGMTNSILNIKHQKPSEKAKATAGHARRRPSYRVYSHRKRYNPKLDDYLVSKPVREHLAKYDKQLKKFNVSKALDRALEAGTKARKPEITVAVIKELDRRGTLKNALAGRDEQELSQLLRFMIGNLIDARFAPVLITPAEMILDIYQSVIGQSPVVDKQLLHLQSLLERELDYQKDLLEVLGMLDTLFASSLPKMEVPCSGISTSNGLTLGESTASRPQVQVT; via the exons ATGGCTTCAtataaaccaacaaaaattCCAGTTTATCCCAAACTGGGAGAAAAGGTCACAGGAGACACACTGTACTGGAAAAACTACAAG ACTCCAATCCAGATAAAAGAATTTGGAGCTGTGTCAAACATCGACTTTTCCCCTGTGGCTCCGTATAATTTTGCTGTGACAGCTTTCACAAGA ATTCATCTTTACGGGCCGCTCTCCCAGGAGCCTGTCAAGACTTATACCCGTTTCAAAGATACGGCGTACTGCGGCCGCTTCCGGTCAGACGGTCAGCTGCTTGTGGCAGGATGTGAGGACTCTGTCGTTCGGCTCTTTGATGTTGGCGGCAAAGTGGCGCTGAGAATGTTCAAAGGTCACACAAA GGCCGTTCATGTCACAGACTTCACCTCCGACCGTTACCAGATCCTGACGGGGTCGGATGACTACACCTGCTGTCTTTGGGATATCCCAAACTCAGTTAAGCTCAACACTTACCAGGAACACACCGATTACATCCGCTGTGGAGTGACGAGTAAACTCAACAGAGATCTCTTTGTTACGG GGTCATACGATCACTCACTAAAAGTTTTTGATGCCAGAACGGACAAAAGTGTGATGACCATCAACCATGGCCACCCGGTGGAGAGTCTGCTCCTGTATCCCTCTGAAGGACTGCTCGTTTCTGCAG gTGGGCGCTACGTGAGAGTGTGGGATCTGCTGAAAGGCGGACAGCCTCTGGTGTCTCTGAAGAACCATCACAAAACAGTCACCTGTTTGGCTCTCAGCAAAAACGGCCAGAGGCTGCTGTCCGGCTCTCTGGACAG ACATGTGAAGGTGTACAACACAACCACCTATAAAGTGGTCCACAACTTTGACTACCCTGCTGCCATCCTCAGTCTGGCTCTGGCT CCGAAGGATAAGTCTATTGTTGTGGGAATGACCAACAGCATTCTGAACATCAAACACCAGAAACCCTCAGAGAAAGCGAAGGCCACCGCTGGCCACGCGAGGCGACGCCCATCGTACCGCGTTTACTCACACAGAAAAAGATACAATCCAAAACTG GATGATTATCTTGTCAGTAAGCCAGTGAGGGAGCATTTGGCCAAATATGACAAGCAACTGAAGAAGTTTAATGTGTCTAAAGCTTTGGACAGAGCCTTGGAG gcCGGGACTAAAGCGAGAAAGCCGGAGATCACCGTCGCTGTCATAAAGGAGCTGGATCGAAGAGGAACTTTGAAGAACGCTCTCGCAGGGCGAGACGAGCAGGAGCTCTCACAGCTACTCAGGTTCATGATCGG AAATCTGATTGACGCCAGGTTTGCTCCAGTCCTCATAACACCAGCTGAGATGATCCTGGACATCTATCAGTCGGTCATCGGTCAGTCCCCAGTCGTTGACAAACAGCTGCTGCATCTACAGTCCCTGCTggaaagagaactggactatCAAAAGGACCTTCTGGAAGTTCTTGGCATGTTAGACACCTTATTTGCCTCCTCTCTGCCTAAAATGGAGGTGCCGTGCTCTGGGATCAGCACATCGAATGGCCTGACTCTGGGAGAATCGACTGCATCAAGACCACAGGTTCAGGTCACCTGA
- the LOC112148546 gene encoding transcription factor BTF3 — protein MKESIMNQEKLVKLQAQVRIGGKGSARRKKKVVHRTATADDKKLQFSLKKLGVNNISGIEEVNMFTNQGTVIHFNNPKVQASLGANTFTITGHAENKQLTEMLPGILSQLGADSLTSLRRLAESLPKAVGEHKVPVAAAEDEEDEVPDLVENFDEASKNEAN, from the exons ATGAAAGAGTCAATAATGAATCAGGAGAAGCTGGTCAAACTGCAGGCCCAGGTCCGCATAGGTGGGAAG GGGTCAGCTCGGAGAAAGAAGAAGGTTGTGCACAGAACAGCCACAGCAGATgacaaaaagctgcagttttcccTAAAGAAACTAGGAGTAAACAACATCTCTGGAATTGAGGAG GTGAACATGTTTACAAACCAGGGGACAGTGATCCACTTTAACAACCCAAAAGTCCAGGCCTCATTGGGCGCCAACACCTTCACCATCACAGGACATGCTGAGAACAAGCAGCTGACCGAAATGCTTCCGGGGATCCTCAGTCAGTTAGGCGCCGACAGCCTGACCAGCCTCAGGAGACTCGCCGAGAGCCTTCCCAAAGCCG TGGGAGAGCACAAAGTCCCCGTCGCTGCTGCTGAAGACGAGGAGGATGAAGTTCCAG ATCTTGTGGAAAACTTTGATGAAGCCTCAAAGAATGAAGCGAATTAA
- the si:dkey-88e18.2 gene encoding interleukin-12 subunit beta isoform X3, with protein MMILSVWTLGLLLVTFGGAHGHTNFPANFVVAKRNDPHPVTLTCNTQTEEGVSWRLDGEEVELDNYVQMEGPNLKISEVDAPMLGEYSCWRGGTMLSSTYLFQELEEDVALDSLLNCRAKSYDCNFTCSWRDSRFTAVRLGLGHDCSEGQRSCRWETSGGGHVGELQFVLPHSLSPYAEESTTLELTAEAINTFYILRRTKTFYLRDIIQPDSPQIVRCQEVGHELNVTLDPPPSWSTPHSFFSLEYEIEYEMKDDGKIESSFSTLIPKKISKLRVRSRDSLVLSAWSQWTAWQNVNH; from the exons ATG ATGATTTTGTCAGTGTGGACACTTGGACTCCTCCTAGTCACCTTCGGAGGAGCACATGGACACACAAACTTTCCTGCAAAct TTGTGGTGGCCAAAAGGAATGATCCTCATCCAGTCACACTGACCTGCAACACACAGACAGAGGAAGGCGTCTCTTGGAGGTTAGACGGGGAAGAGGTAGAGTTGGACAACTATGTTCAGATGGAGGGGCCAAATCTCAAAATATCTGAAGTAGATGCCCCCATGCTGGGGGAATACAGCTGCTGGAGAGGGGGAACGATGCTCTCGTCTACTTATCTGTTCCAAGAACTGGAGGAGGACGTGGCATTAG ATTCTTTGCTGAATTGTCGAGCAAAATCCTACGATTGTAATTTCACGTGCAGCTGGAGGGACAGTAGATTTACAGCAGTACGACTTGGACTTGGACACGACTG CAGTGAAGGTCAGCGTTCGTGTCGGTGGGAAACCAGCGGCGGCGGCCATGTTGGGGAACTCCAGTTTGTTCTGCCTCATTCGCTGTCCCCTTATGCTGAGGAAAGTACCACGCTGGAGCTGACGGCTGAGGCCATCAACACGTTTTACATCCTCCGCCGGACCAAGACGTTCTACCTCAGAGACATCA TTCAGCCGGACAGTCCTCAGATAGTCCGGTGTCAGGAGGTCGGCCATGAGTTAAACGTGACCCTTGACCCTCCGCCCAGCTGGTCCACGCCTCACAGCTTCTTCAGTCTGGAGTACGAGATTGAATATGAAATGAAAGATGATGGCAAG ATTGAGAGCTCGTTCTCTACTCTGATACCAAAGAAGATCAGCAAGCTGAGGGTTCGCTCCAGGGACTCGCTGGTGCTCTCAGCCTGGAGTCAGTGGACTGCATGGCAAAATGTAAACcactga